In Felis catus isolate Fca126 chromosome A2, F.catus_Fca126_mat1.0, whole genome shotgun sequence, the following proteins share a genomic window:
- the BRME1 gene encoding break repair meiotic recombinase recruitment factor 1 isoform X3 has protein sequence MRGKEVERARRSRQTYPVPDQDRGTLTTSVAQISQRRNKMTKRKKLRTSGGEGIRPPKLPKNPRLGDSGRPPQSSEWGCLCLPEASEGRSGPVPSAEQRTEEPVQAASSSPAEEAQAPAGLHGEPEKEPAPLPLSQETPPGPSSQQARSRLQEESLGLASWEAREPGAQTQVDSTHPEHRDQNLMTPVPESGDSPPSASTNVSPERGMVPLASERASQDHLSEQGTNTPDGESRKGCWVLGYHGQKGLLLSSDAEEKEPDRGSLQEAGVQGGAEADLPEGHREKGDSVLGPSSTQGPEPGSADQALSDPMQIPSKTSREAEQSCSGPSHSSLGTVVITDRRTDPTEPERRAPEVAKPDEQANTRAPSSPSGKAPDGGHSGALLSCTLLTGEAGGRREARWEDKPPGNILGGPLGSLALDRRIKEPIVGAGDSSLLASEVGPPVDQTRAPGLDEEGLGGICALPLLLQPEGEKAAELRSQSPKEDLDWFNLSLGAFAPPVHREAVGGPSQETRACHDHPGAPEDPTGWSEPPPGSADQALLGESPAMEPHFLPDSQIRDALEVPDLAASPEQILQDEQETVLHLSHQRQSHLPAQISPSESTGPAGDTRLFPLGSRLDSRWPGTSLHADGGPLTDFQLRTCVGIKACEAARMEDATDTVRGLVVELSNLKKAGWATAGPCESRGPHKMLSVSVSRSGWLCVHVCVHIQAHTHTPVSVGQQAH, from the exons ATGCGCGGGAAAGAGGTGGAGCGCGCGCGCAG ATCCAGGCAGACCTACCCAGTTCCTGATCAGGACAGAGGGACCTTGACAACTTCTGTGGCCCAG ATTTCTCAAAGGAGGAATAAAATGACCAAGAGGAAAAAGCTTCGGACTTCAG GTGGAGAAGGAATCCGTCCTCCAAAACTCCCAAAGAACCCAAGGCTAGGAGACTCTGGCAGGCCCCCCCAGAGTTCTGAATGGGGCTGTTTGTGTCTCCCTGAAGCGTCAGAAGGCAGATCAGGACCTGTTCCCTCTGCCGAACAGAGGACAGAGGAACCAGTACAGGCAGCCTCCAG CTCTCCTGCTGAGGAAGCACAAGCTCCCGCCGGTCTCCACGGGGAACCAGAAAAGGAGCCAGcaccccttcctctttcccag GAAACACCGCCAGGGCCCAGTAGCCAACAGGCCAGAAGCCGACTGCAAGAGGAGTCACTAGGGCTTGCTTCCTGGGAGGCCAGGGAGCCGGGAGCCCAGACCCAGGTAGACAGCACTCACCCTGAACACAGAGACCAAAACCTCATGACACCTGTGCCTGAAAGTGGGGATTCTCCGCCCTCGGCTTCCACCAATGTCTCTCCAGAACGGGGGATGGTACCCTTGGCCTCAGAGAGGGCCAGCCAGGACCACCTGTCGGAGCAAGGAACCAACACACCGGATGGTGAAAGCAGGAAGGGATGTTGGGTTCTAGGCTATCATGGCCAGAAAGGGCTCCTGCTGAGCAGTGATGCTGAAGAGAAGGAGCCAGACCGAGGAAGCCTCCAGGAAGCAGGTGTCCAAGGGGGAGCAGAGGCTGACCTGcctgaggggcacagagaaaaaggagacagTGTCCTgggtccctcctccactcagggCCCAGAGCCCGGATCTGCAGACCAGGCCCTCTCTGACCCCATGCAGATACCCAGCAAGACTAGCAGGGAAGCAGAACAGAGCTGTAGTGGCCCAAGTCATTCCTCCCTTGGGACCGTTGTCATCACAGACAGGAGGACAGACCCCACTGAGCCAGAACGGAGGGCTCCAGAGGTGGCCAAGCCAGATGAACAGGCCAACACCAGGGCACCTTCCTCTCCCAGTGGGAAGGCCCCTGATGGAGGCCACAGTGGGGCCCTGCTCAGCTGCACACTTCTcactggggaggcaggaggcagaagggaggcaAGGTGGGAAGACAAGCCCCCTGGCAACATCCTGGGGGGCCCTTTAGGCTCCCTGGCTCTGGATCGCAGGATAAAAGAGCCCATAGTAGGTGCTGGAGATTCCAGTCTTCTAGCCTCAGAAGTGGGCCCACCTGTTGATCAAACAAGGGCGCCTGGCCTGGATGAAGAGGGACTGGGGGGGATATGTGCACTGCCTTTGCTGTTGCAGCCTGAGGGTGAAAAAGCAGCTGAGTTAAGGAGCCAGAGCCCTAAAGAAGACCTTGACTGGTTCAATCTGTCTCTTGGAGCCTTTGCTCCTCCAGTGCACAGAGAAGCAGTGGGTGGCCCTTCCCAGGAGACCAGGGCCTGCCacgaccacccaggtgcccctgaagatcCCACAGGCTGGTCTGAACCCCCTCCTGGCTCTGCAGACCAGGCTCTCTTGGGGGAGTCTCCAGCCATGGAACCTCACTTCCTGCCAGACAGCCAGATACGGGATGCCCTAGAAGTCCCTGACCTTGCAGCCTCACCTGAGCAG ATACTGCAGGATGAGCAGGAGACAGTGCTACACCTCAGCCATCAGAGACAGAGCCATCTGCCAGCACAGATCAGCCCTTCAGAAAGCACAGGCCCGGCAGGGGACACCAGG TTGTTTCCTCTGGGGAGCAGGCTGGACTCTCGTTGGCCTGGCACAAGCCTACATGCTGATGGAGGCCCCCTCACTGACTTCCAGCTGAG gACATGTGTAGGGATCAAAGCTTGCGAAGCTGCCAGGATGGAGGACGCGACAGACACCGTGCGTGGCCTTGTGGTTGAGCTCTCCAACCTGAA GAAGGCAGGTTGGGCCACTGCCGGGCCCTGTGAATCAAGGGGTCCCCACAAGATGCTAAGTGTGTCAGTCTCCAGGAGTGGGTGgctgtgtgtccatgtgtgtgtacacatccaagcacacacacacacacccgtatCTGTGGGGCAACAAGCCCACTGA
- the BRME1 gene encoding break repair meiotic recombinase recruitment factor 1 isoform X1 — translation MRGKEVERARRSRQTYPVPDQDRGTLTTSVAQISQRRNKMTKRKKLRTSGGEGIRPPKLPKNPRLGDSGRPPQSSEWGCLCLPEASEGRSGPVPSAEQRTEEPVQAASSSPAEEAQAPAGLHGEPEKEPAPLPLSQNSARRFVPQFAKSRKTVTRPAELREEDLRSRIPKIRQETPPGPSSQQARSRLQEESLGLASWEAREPGAQTQVDSTHPEHRDQNLMTPVPESGDSPPSASTNVSPERGMVPLASERASQDHLSEQGTNTPDGESRKGCWVLGYHGQKGLLLSSDAEEKEPDRGSLQEAGVQGGAEADLPEGHREKGDSVLGPSSTQGPEPGSADQALSDPMQIPSKTSREAEQSCSGPSHSSLGTVVITDRRTDPTEPERRAPEVAKPDEQANTRAPSSPSGKAPDGGHSGALLSCTLLTGEAGGRREARWEDKPPGNILGGPLGSLALDRRIKEPIVGAGDSSLLASEVGPPVDQTRAPGLDEEGLGGICALPLLLQPEGEKAAELRSQSPKEDLDWFNLSLGAFAPPVHREAVGGPSQETRACHDHPGAPEDPTGWSEPPPGSADQALLGESPAMEPHFLPDSQIRDALEVPDLAASPEQILQDEQETVLHLSHQRQSHLPAQISPSESTGPAGDTRLFPLGSRLDSRWPGTSLHADGGPLTDFQLRTCVGIKACEAARMEDATDTVRGLVVELSNLKKAGWATAGPCESRGPHKMLSVSVSRSGWLCVHVCVHIQAHTHTPVSVGQQAH, via the exons ATGCGCGGGAAAGAGGTGGAGCGCGCGCGCAG ATCCAGGCAGACCTACCCAGTTCCTGATCAGGACAGAGGGACCTTGACAACTTCTGTGGCCCAG ATTTCTCAAAGGAGGAATAAAATGACCAAGAGGAAAAAGCTTCGGACTTCAG GTGGAGAAGGAATCCGTCCTCCAAAACTCCCAAAGAACCCAAGGCTAGGAGACTCTGGCAGGCCCCCCCAGAGTTCTGAATGGGGCTGTTTGTGTCTCCCTGAAGCGTCAGAAGGCAGATCAGGACCTGTTCCCTCTGCCGAACAGAGGACAGAGGAACCAGTACAGGCAGCCTCCAG CTCTCCTGCTGAGGAAGCACAAGCTCCCGCCGGTCTCCACGGGGAACCAGAAAAGGAGCCAGcaccccttcctctttcccag AATTCAGCCAGGAGGTTTGTCCCCCAGTTTGCAAAGTCCAGGAAGACAGTGACAAGACCAGCAGAGTTGAGGGAAGAGGACCTCAGGAGTAGAATCCCTAAAATCAGGCAG GAAACACCGCCAGGGCCCAGTAGCCAACAGGCCAGAAGCCGACTGCAAGAGGAGTCACTAGGGCTTGCTTCCTGGGAGGCCAGGGAGCCGGGAGCCCAGACCCAGGTAGACAGCACTCACCCTGAACACAGAGACCAAAACCTCATGACACCTGTGCCTGAAAGTGGGGATTCTCCGCCCTCGGCTTCCACCAATGTCTCTCCAGAACGGGGGATGGTACCCTTGGCCTCAGAGAGGGCCAGCCAGGACCACCTGTCGGAGCAAGGAACCAACACACCGGATGGTGAAAGCAGGAAGGGATGTTGGGTTCTAGGCTATCATGGCCAGAAAGGGCTCCTGCTGAGCAGTGATGCTGAAGAGAAGGAGCCAGACCGAGGAAGCCTCCAGGAAGCAGGTGTCCAAGGGGGAGCAGAGGCTGACCTGcctgaggggcacagagaaaaaggagacagTGTCCTgggtccctcctccactcagggCCCAGAGCCCGGATCTGCAGACCAGGCCCTCTCTGACCCCATGCAGATACCCAGCAAGACTAGCAGGGAAGCAGAACAGAGCTGTAGTGGCCCAAGTCATTCCTCCCTTGGGACCGTTGTCATCACAGACAGGAGGACAGACCCCACTGAGCCAGAACGGAGGGCTCCAGAGGTGGCCAAGCCAGATGAACAGGCCAACACCAGGGCACCTTCCTCTCCCAGTGGGAAGGCCCCTGATGGAGGCCACAGTGGGGCCCTGCTCAGCTGCACACTTCTcactggggaggcaggaggcagaagggaggcaAGGTGGGAAGACAAGCCCCCTGGCAACATCCTGGGGGGCCCTTTAGGCTCCCTGGCTCTGGATCGCAGGATAAAAGAGCCCATAGTAGGTGCTGGAGATTCCAGTCTTCTAGCCTCAGAAGTGGGCCCACCTGTTGATCAAACAAGGGCGCCTGGCCTGGATGAAGAGGGACTGGGGGGGATATGTGCACTGCCTTTGCTGTTGCAGCCTGAGGGTGAAAAAGCAGCTGAGTTAAGGAGCCAGAGCCCTAAAGAAGACCTTGACTGGTTCAATCTGTCTCTTGGAGCCTTTGCTCCTCCAGTGCACAGAGAAGCAGTGGGTGGCCCTTCCCAGGAGACCAGGGCCTGCCacgaccacccaggtgcccctgaagatcCCACAGGCTGGTCTGAACCCCCTCCTGGCTCTGCAGACCAGGCTCTCTTGGGGGAGTCTCCAGCCATGGAACCTCACTTCCTGCCAGACAGCCAGATACGGGATGCCCTAGAAGTCCCTGACCTTGCAGCCTCACCTGAGCAG ATACTGCAGGATGAGCAGGAGACAGTGCTACACCTCAGCCATCAGAGACAGAGCCATCTGCCAGCACAGATCAGCCCTTCAGAAAGCACAGGCCCGGCAGGGGACACCAGG TTGTTTCCTCTGGGGAGCAGGCTGGACTCTCGTTGGCCTGGCACAAGCCTACATGCTGATGGAGGCCCCCTCACTGACTTCCAGCTGAG gACATGTGTAGGGATCAAAGCTTGCGAAGCTGCCAGGATGGAGGACGCGACAGACACCGTGCGTGGCCTTGTGGTTGAGCTCTCCAACCTGAA GAAGGCAGGTTGGGCCACTGCCGGGCCCTGTGAATCAAGGGGTCCCCACAAGATGCTAAGTGTGTCAGTCTCCAGGAGTGGGTGgctgtgtgtccatgtgtgtgtacacatccaagcacacacacacacacccgtatCTGTGGGGCAACAAGCCCACTGA
- the BRME1 gene encoding break repair meiotic recombinase recruitment factor 1 isoform X5 yields the protein MTKRKKLRTSGGEGIRPPKLPKNPRLGDSGRPPQSSEWGCLCLPEASEGRSGPVPSAEQRTEEPVQAASSSPAEEAQAPAGLHGEPEKEPAPLPLSQNSARRFVPQFAKSRKTVTRPAELREEDLRSRIPKIRQETPPGPSSQQARSRLQEESLGLASWEAREPGAQTQVDSTHPEHRDQNLMTPVPESGDSPPSASTNVSPERGMVPLASERASQDHLSEQGTNTPDGESRKGCWVLGYHGQKGLLLSSDAEEKEPDRGSLQEAGVQGGAEADLPEGHREKGDSVLGPSSTQGPEPGSADQALSDPMQIPSKTSREAEQSCSGPSHSSLGTVVITDRRTDPTEPERRAPEVAKPDEQANTRAPSSPSGKAPDGGHSGALLSCTLLTGEAGGRREARWEDKPPGNILGGPLGSLALDRRIKEPIVGAGDSSLLASEVGPPVDQTRAPGLDEEGLGGICALPLLLQPEGEKAAELRSQSPKEDLDWFNLSLGAFAPPVHREAVGGPSQETRACHDHPGAPEDPTGWSEPPPGSADQALLGESPAMEPHFLPDSQIRDALEVPDLAASPEQILQDEQETVLHLSHQRQSHLPAQISPSESTGPAGDTRLFPLGSRLDSRWPGTSLHADGGPLTDFQLRTCVGIKACEAARMEDATDTVRGLVVELSNLKKAGWATAGPCESRGPHKMLSVSVSRSGWLCVHVCVHIQAHTHTPVSVGQQAH from the exons ATGACCAAGAGGAAAAAGCTTCGGACTTCAG GTGGAGAAGGAATCCGTCCTCCAAAACTCCCAAAGAACCCAAGGCTAGGAGACTCTGGCAGGCCCCCCCAGAGTTCTGAATGGGGCTGTTTGTGTCTCCCTGAAGCGTCAGAAGGCAGATCAGGACCTGTTCCCTCTGCCGAACAGAGGACAGAGGAACCAGTACAGGCAGCCTCCAG CTCTCCTGCTGAGGAAGCACAAGCTCCCGCCGGTCTCCACGGGGAACCAGAAAAGGAGCCAGcaccccttcctctttcccag AATTCAGCCAGGAGGTTTGTCCCCCAGTTTGCAAAGTCCAGGAAGACAGTGACAAGACCAGCAGAGTTGAGGGAAGAGGACCTCAGGAGTAGAATCCCTAAAATCAGGCAG GAAACACCGCCAGGGCCCAGTAGCCAACAGGCCAGAAGCCGACTGCAAGAGGAGTCACTAGGGCTTGCTTCCTGGGAGGCCAGGGAGCCGGGAGCCCAGACCCAGGTAGACAGCACTCACCCTGAACACAGAGACCAAAACCTCATGACACCTGTGCCTGAAAGTGGGGATTCTCCGCCCTCGGCTTCCACCAATGTCTCTCCAGAACGGGGGATGGTACCCTTGGCCTCAGAGAGGGCCAGCCAGGACCACCTGTCGGAGCAAGGAACCAACACACCGGATGGTGAAAGCAGGAAGGGATGTTGGGTTCTAGGCTATCATGGCCAGAAAGGGCTCCTGCTGAGCAGTGATGCTGAAGAGAAGGAGCCAGACCGAGGAAGCCTCCAGGAAGCAGGTGTCCAAGGGGGAGCAGAGGCTGACCTGcctgaggggcacagagaaaaaggagacagTGTCCTgggtccctcctccactcagggCCCAGAGCCCGGATCTGCAGACCAGGCCCTCTCTGACCCCATGCAGATACCCAGCAAGACTAGCAGGGAAGCAGAACAGAGCTGTAGTGGCCCAAGTCATTCCTCCCTTGGGACCGTTGTCATCACAGACAGGAGGACAGACCCCACTGAGCCAGAACGGAGGGCTCCAGAGGTGGCCAAGCCAGATGAACAGGCCAACACCAGGGCACCTTCCTCTCCCAGTGGGAAGGCCCCTGATGGAGGCCACAGTGGGGCCCTGCTCAGCTGCACACTTCTcactggggaggcaggaggcagaagggaggcaAGGTGGGAAGACAAGCCCCCTGGCAACATCCTGGGGGGCCCTTTAGGCTCCCTGGCTCTGGATCGCAGGATAAAAGAGCCCATAGTAGGTGCTGGAGATTCCAGTCTTCTAGCCTCAGAAGTGGGCCCACCTGTTGATCAAACAAGGGCGCCTGGCCTGGATGAAGAGGGACTGGGGGGGATATGTGCACTGCCTTTGCTGTTGCAGCCTGAGGGTGAAAAAGCAGCTGAGTTAAGGAGCCAGAGCCCTAAAGAAGACCTTGACTGGTTCAATCTGTCTCTTGGAGCCTTTGCTCCTCCAGTGCACAGAGAAGCAGTGGGTGGCCCTTCCCAGGAGACCAGGGCCTGCCacgaccacccaggtgcccctgaagatcCCACAGGCTGGTCTGAACCCCCTCCTGGCTCTGCAGACCAGGCTCTCTTGGGGGAGTCTCCAGCCATGGAACCTCACTTCCTGCCAGACAGCCAGATACGGGATGCCCTAGAAGTCCCTGACCTTGCAGCCTCACCTGAGCAG ATACTGCAGGATGAGCAGGAGACAGTGCTACACCTCAGCCATCAGAGACAGAGCCATCTGCCAGCACAGATCAGCCCTTCAGAAAGCACAGGCCCGGCAGGGGACACCAGG TTGTTTCCTCTGGGGAGCAGGCTGGACTCTCGTTGGCCTGGCACAAGCCTACATGCTGATGGAGGCCCCCTCACTGACTTCCAGCTGAG gACATGTGTAGGGATCAAAGCTTGCGAAGCTGCCAGGATGGAGGACGCGACAGACACCGTGCGTGGCCTTGTGGTTGAGCTCTCCAACCTGAA GAAGGCAGGTTGGGCCACTGCCGGGCCCTGTGAATCAAGGGGTCCCCACAAGATGCTAAGTGTGTCAGTCTCCAGGAGTGGGTGgctgtgtgtccatgtgtgtgtacacatccaagcacacacacacacacccgtatCTGTGGGGCAACAAGCCCACTGA
- the BRME1 gene encoding break repair meiotic recombinase recruitment factor 1 isoform X4 has protein sequence MRGKEVERARRSRQTYPVPDQDRGTLTTSVAQISQRRNKMTKRKKLRTSGGEGIRPPKLPKNPRLGDSGRPPQSSEWGCLCLPEASEGRSGPVPSAEQRTEEPVQAASSSPAEEAQAPAGLHGEPEKEPAPLPLSQNSARRFVPQFAKSRKTVTRPAELREEDLRSRIPKIRQETPPGPSSQQARSRLQEESLGLASWEAREPGAQTQVDSTHPEHRDQNLMTPVPESGDSPPSASTNVSPERGMVPLASERASQDHLSEQGTNTPDGESRKGCWVLGYHGQKGLLLSSDAEEKEPDRGSLQEAGVQGGAEADLPEGHREKGDSVLGPSSTQGPEPGSADQALSDPMQIPSKTSREAEQSCSGPSHSSLGTVVITDRRTDPTEPERRAPEVAKPDEQANTRAPSSPSGKAPDGGHSGALLSCTLLTGEAGGRREARWEDKPPGNILGGPLGSLALDRRIKEPIVGAGDSSLLASEVGPPVDQTRAPGLDEEGLGGICALPLLLQPEGEKAAELRSQSPKEDLDWFNLSLGAFAPPVHREAVGGPSQETRACHDHPGAPEDPTGWSEPPPGSADQALLGESPAMEPHFLPDSQIRDALEVPDLAASPEQLFPLGSRLDSRWPGTSLHADGGPLTDFQLRTCVGIKACEAARMEDATDTVRGLVVELSNLKKAGWATAGPCESRGPHKMLSVSVSRSGWLCVHVCVHIQAHTHTPVSVGQQAH, from the exons ATGCGCGGGAAAGAGGTGGAGCGCGCGCGCAG ATCCAGGCAGACCTACCCAGTTCCTGATCAGGACAGAGGGACCTTGACAACTTCTGTGGCCCAG ATTTCTCAAAGGAGGAATAAAATGACCAAGAGGAAAAAGCTTCGGACTTCAG GTGGAGAAGGAATCCGTCCTCCAAAACTCCCAAAGAACCCAAGGCTAGGAGACTCTGGCAGGCCCCCCCAGAGTTCTGAATGGGGCTGTTTGTGTCTCCCTGAAGCGTCAGAAGGCAGATCAGGACCTGTTCCCTCTGCCGAACAGAGGACAGAGGAACCAGTACAGGCAGCCTCCAG CTCTCCTGCTGAGGAAGCACAAGCTCCCGCCGGTCTCCACGGGGAACCAGAAAAGGAGCCAGcaccccttcctctttcccag AATTCAGCCAGGAGGTTTGTCCCCCAGTTTGCAAAGTCCAGGAAGACAGTGACAAGACCAGCAGAGTTGAGGGAAGAGGACCTCAGGAGTAGAATCCCTAAAATCAGGCAG GAAACACCGCCAGGGCCCAGTAGCCAACAGGCCAGAAGCCGACTGCAAGAGGAGTCACTAGGGCTTGCTTCCTGGGAGGCCAGGGAGCCGGGAGCCCAGACCCAGGTAGACAGCACTCACCCTGAACACAGAGACCAAAACCTCATGACACCTGTGCCTGAAAGTGGGGATTCTCCGCCCTCGGCTTCCACCAATGTCTCTCCAGAACGGGGGATGGTACCCTTGGCCTCAGAGAGGGCCAGCCAGGACCACCTGTCGGAGCAAGGAACCAACACACCGGATGGTGAAAGCAGGAAGGGATGTTGGGTTCTAGGCTATCATGGCCAGAAAGGGCTCCTGCTGAGCAGTGATGCTGAAGAGAAGGAGCCAGACCGAGGAAGCCTCCAGGAAGCAGGTGTCCAAGGGGGAGCAGAGGCTGACCTGcctgaggggcacagagaaaaaggagacagTGTCCTgggtccctcctccactcagggCCCAGAGCCCGGATCTGCAGACCAGGCCCTCTCTGACCCCATGCAGATACCCAGCAAGACTAGCAGGGAAGCAGAACAGAGCTGTAGTGGCCCAAGTCATTCCTCCCTTGGGACCGTTGTCATCACAGACAGGAGGACAGACCCCACTGAGCCAGAACGGAGGGCTCCAGAGGTGGCCAAGCCAGATGAACAGGCCAACACCAGGGCACCTTCCTCTCCCAGTGGGAAGGCCCCTGATGGAGGCCACAGTGGGGCCCTGCTCAGCTGCACACTTCTcactggggaggcaggaggcagaagggaggcaAGGTGGGAAGACAAGCCCCCTGGCAACATCCTGGGGGGCCCTTTAGGCTCCCTGGCTCTGGATCGCAGGATAAAAGAGCCCATAGTAGGTGCTGGAGATTCCAGTCTTCTAGCCTCAGAAGTGGGCCCACCTGTTGATCAAACAAGGGCGCCTGGCCTGGATGAAGAGGGACTGGGGGGGATATGTGCACTGCCTTTGCTGTTGCAGCCTGAGGGTGAAAAAGCAGCTGAGTTAAGGAGCCAGAGCCCTAAAGAAGACCTTGACTGGTTCAATCTGTCTCTTGGAGCCTTTGCTCCTCCAGTGCACAGAGAAGCAGTGGGTGGCCCTTCCCAGGAGACCAGGGCCTGCCacgaccacccaggtgcccctgaagatcCCACAGGCTGGTCTGAACCCCCTCCTGGCTCTGCAGACCAGGCTCTCTTGGGGGAGTCTCCAGCCATGGAACCTCACTTCCTGCCAGACAGCCAGATACGGGATGCCCTAGAAGTCCCTGACCTTGCAGCCTCACCTGAGCAG TTGTTTCCTCTGGGGAGCAGGCTGGACTCTCGTTGGCCTGGCACAAGCCTACATGCTGATGGAGGCCCCCTCACTGACTTCCAGCTGAG gACATGTGTAGGGATCAAAGCTTGCGAAGCTGCCAGGATGGAGGACGCGACAGACACCGTGCGTGGCCTTGTGGTTGAGCTCTCCAACCTGAA GAAGGCAGGTTGGGCCACTGCCGGGCCCTGTGAATCAAGGGGTCCCCACAAGATGCTAAGTGTGTCAGTCTCCAGGAGTGGGTGgctgtgtgtccatgtgtgtgtacacatccaagcacacacacacacacccgtatCTGTGGGGCAACAAGCCCACTGA